In Solanum stenotomum isolate F172 chromosome 6, ASM1918654v1, whole genome shotgun sequence, one DNA window encodes the following:
- the LOC125868103 gene encoding uncharacterized protein LOC125868103 isoform X1: protein MTTSIGGELLLKPPNYLVKGVLRTPVGISVTVRRRKAYNPSFFSISTFFDNHVNPRLCSSDGMGEVYVNPHQDVDMINDASSNVALFVRMLGLDHDPLDREQAVIALWKYSLGGKQCVDMILQFRGSVNLTVNLLRSESNAACEAAAGLLRMISSVDMYRDLVADSGAIEEINALLRRSSLSSDVMEQGLCTLWNLSVDEKLRNKIAKSDFLPLLIKFLEYEEVQVKEAAGGILANLALTASNHNNMIEAGVVPKLAMFLKNEVEGSKVIKNEATNALLELAKDEYSKILIMEEGLLLVPLVGAASYKSFRPPLYSWPSLPDGTKIEKNPKPSRFGASELLLGLNIEDNNVNIEEGKMNAMVGRTRQQFLARIGAIETEEENKSRGGLPSNPRFTLLPWIDGVARLVLILGLEDESAIASAADAIADASINEHMRVSFKEAGAINPLVQLISHPSDTVKLAVLRAIQRMSISDDVCQRLEEQNALYSLVDLLSNSEICKSLTRMILDILTRILDPSKEMKSKFYNGPVNGSIKARSAARNAGLTGNENVKVASTTSLETVNVVDLLDSTVLSRLVDIMRTSSPDLQRKAASILEFASVIEPCMEKILSIDLETGLDAVLQQKTLNDTESEIDMQKPELYALEVEEAGHAISAASRLLTRLLDFEQFCHKVNASHFTKLLRKVLKSDIPLYHKDWVAACLVKLSYLSGPNFDNDNPINLEVTLYETIPRLIEQMKTSYSREVEEASVVELNRIISEEVVNSTRAVAAEGGIFPLVKVLENGSERAVEAALAILYNLSMESENHAAIIAAGSVPILRRLVLAQGSHWMRALRLLRTLPT, encoded by the exons ATGACAACATCAATTGGGGGAGAGTTGTTACTGAAGCCACCGAATTATTTGGTTAAAGGAGTGTTACGAACTCCGGTAGGAATTAGTGTGACagttagaagaagaaaagcTTATAATCCCTCTTTCTTTTCAATCTCTACGTTTTTTGATAATCATGTCAACCCCAGGTTGTGTTCCAGTGATGGCATGGGTGAAGTTTATGTTAACCCTCACCAG GATGTTGATATGATAAATGATGCCTCATCTAATGTCGCATTGTTTGTTCGGATGCTTGGCTTGGACCATGACCCTCTAGATAGAGAACAAGCAGTAATTGCTCTCTGGAAATATTCACTTGGTGGAAAGCAGTGTGTTGATATGATACTGCAGTTTCGAGGTTCTGTTAATCTCACTGTGAACCTTTTAAGGTCTGAGTCTAATGCTGCTTGTGAAGCTGCTGCTGGTCTATTAAGGATGATATCCTCTGTGGATATGTATAGAGACCTTGTGGCAGATAGTGGTGCTATTGAAGAGATAAATGCCCTCCTCAGACGTTCTTCCCTCTCCTCAGAT GTGATGGAGCAAGGGTTATGTACATTGTGGAATTTATCTGTGGATGAGAAACTAAGAAACAAAATTGCCAAGTCTGATTTCCTGCCTTTACTAATAAAGTTCCTCGAGTATGAAGAAGTGCAAGTGAAGGAGGCAGCTGGAGGGATTCTGGCAAATTTGGCGTTGACTGCTTCTAATCACAATAATATGATTGAAGCAGGTGTCGTTCCAAAACTG GCAATGTTCTTGAAAAATGAGGTGGAGGGATCTAAGGTCATTAAAAATGAAGCGACAAACGCATTGCTGGAACTTGCGAAAGATGAGTACAGCAAGATTCTTATCATGGAGGAAGGTCTTCTTCTTGTCCCTTTAGTTGGTGCAGCTTCCTACAAGTCCTTCAGACCACCTCTGTATTCATGGCCTTCTTTGCCTGATGGcaccaaaattgaaaaaaacccaaaaccttCAAGATTTGGTGCCTCTGAATTACTTCTTGGATTAAATATTGAGGATAATAATGTAAACATTGAGGAAGGAAAGATGAATGCAATGGTAGGACGCACTCGACAACAATTTCTTGCACGTATTGGGGCAATTGAAACTGAAGAAGAGAACAAATCCAGGGGTGGACTTCCTTCAAATCCAAGGTTTACTCTTTTGCCGTGGATTGATGGTGTGGCTCGGTTGGTATTAATTCTTGGACTTGAAGATGAGTCAGCTATTGCTAGTGCTGCAGATGCCATTGCAGATGCGTCTATTAATGAACATATGCGAGTTTCATTTAAAGAAGCAGGTGCTATAAACCCTCTTGTTCAGCTAATTAGCCATCCTAGTGACACTGTTAAATTAGCTGTTCTTCGGGCTATACAGAGGATGTCTATCAG TGATGACGTATGCCAAAGGTTGGAAGAACAAAATGCTTTGTATTCTTTGGTTGACTTGCTCAGTAACTCAGAGATCTGTAAGAGCTTGACAAGAATG ATATTGGACATTCTTACTCGGATCCTAGATCCTAGCAAAGAAATGAAATCAAAG TTTTATAATGGACCAGTTAATGGGTCAATAAAGGCAAGGAGTGCAGCAAGAAATGCTGGGTTGACTGGAAATGAAAATGTGAAAGTTGCATCAACTACCAg TTTGGAAACTGTCAATGTGGTGGATCTCTTAGATTCAACTGTTTTATCTCGCCTAGTTGATATCATGAGGACATCGTCTCCAGATTTACAGAGGAAAGCTGCTTCTATCCTTGAGTTCGCTTCAGTTATTGAGCCATGCATGGAAAAGATCCTGTCCATTGACCTAGAAACTGGTCTAGATGCTGTTCTCCAGCAGAAAACTTTAAATG ATACAGAATCTGAAATAGATATGCAGAAACCGGAACTATATGCCCTTGAGGTAGAAGAGGCAGGTCATGCGATATCTGCTGCATCTCGATTACTTACAAGACTGCTGGACTTTGAACAATTCTGTCATAAAGTAAATGCATCTCATTTCACAAAATTACTGCGGAAGGTTCTGAAATCTGACATCCCTCTATACCACAAAGACTGGGTTGCTGCCTGTCTTGTGAAGCTCAGCTATCTCTCTGGTCCAAATTTTGACAATGATAATCCGATCAACTTAGAAGTAACTCTTTATGAGACGATCCCAAGGCTGATAGAACAGATGAAGACCTCATATTCACGGGAAGTAGAAGAGGCTTCTGTTGTAGAACTGAACAGAATAATCTCTGAAGAGGTGGTGAATTCCACCAGAGCCGTGGCTGCAGAAGGAGGGATATTTCCGTTAGTGAAGGTGCTTGAAAATGGGAGCGAGCGAGCTGTTGAAGCAGCTCTAGCAATACTATATAATTTGAGTATGGAGAGTGAGAATCATGCTGCAATTATAGCTGCAGGAAGTGTGCCAATTTTGAGAAGACTTGTATTAGCTCAAGGGTCACATTGGATGCGAGCTCTGAGACTGCTTAGGACATTACCTACATAA
- the LOC125868110 gene encoding probable NAD(P)H dehydrogenase subunit CRR3, chloroplastic, translated as MVGVKCMCMSMSSIFASSSLPPTDPKLKPPFLKSQTRVERKLSVAEIERAIGAGIFKDRDTSRSAKENKTLFDSILSNSVGENEGDVEKKLRQTGEWLIHKTENTSASTGKQILVAVFQWILPMWIIAFLLASGILNLPFLDDLLL; from the exons ATGGTTGGAGTAAAGTGTATGTGTATGTCCATGTCCTCAATTTTTGCATCTTCATCTCTACCACCTACTGACCCTAAGTTAAAACCTCCATTTCTCAAAAGCCAAACAAGAGTCGAAAGGAAACTGTCAGTTGCAGAGATCGAAAGAGCCATTGGTGCTGGCATTTTTAAAGATAGAGATACCAGCAG GAGTGCAAAGGAGAATAAAACATTGTTTGATTCAATTTTGTCCAATTCTGTTGGGGAGAATGAAGGGGATGTTGAGAAGAAGCTAAGACAAACTGGTGAATGGCTTATTCATAAAACTGAAAACACATCTGCCTCTACtg GAAAACAGATTTTAGTTGCTGTCTTTCAATGGATTCTACCAATGTGGATTATTGCATTTCTTCTTGCTTCTGGGATCCTCAACCTACCATTTCTTGATGACTTGCTTttgtaa
- the LOC125868103 gene encoding uncharacterized protein LOC125868103 isoform X2, with translation MTTSIGGELLLKPPNYLVKGVLRTPVGISVTVRRRKAYNPSFFSISTFFDNHVNPRLCSSDGMGEVYVNPHQDVDMINDASSNVALFVRMLGLDHDPLDREQAVIALWKYSLGGKQCVDMILQFRGSVNLTVNLLRSESNAACEAAAGLLRMISSVDMYRDLVADSGAIEEINALLRRSSLSSDVMEQGLCTLWNLSVDEKLRNKIAKSDFLPLLIKFLEYEEVQVKEAAGGILANLALTASNHNNMIEAGVVPKLAMFLKNEVEGSKVIKNEATNALLELAKDEYSKILIMEEGLLLVPLVGAASYKSFRPPLYSWPSLPDGTKIEKNPKPSRFGASELLLGLNIEDNNVNIEEGKMNAMVGRTRQQFLARIGAIETEEENKSRGGLPSNPRFTLLPWIDGVARLVLILGLEDESAIASAADAIADASINEHMRVSFKEAGAINPLVQLISHPSDTVKLAVLRAIQRMSISDDVCQRLEEQNALYSLVDLLSNSEICKSLTRMILDILTRILDPSKEMKSKFYNGPVNGSIKARSAARNAGLTGNENVKVASTTSLETVNVVDLLDSTVLSRLVDIMRTSSPDLQRKAASILEFASVIEPCMEKILSIDLETGLDAVLQQKTLNESEIDMQKPELYALEVEEAGHAISAASRLLTRLLDFEQFCHKVNASHFTKLLRKVLKSDIPLYHKDWVAACLVKLSYLSGPNFDNDNPINLEVTLYETIPRLIEQMKTSYSREVEEASVVELNRIISEEVVNSTRAVAAEGGIFPLVKVLENGSERAVEAALAILYNLSMESENHAAIIAAGSVPILRRLVLAQGSHWMRALRLLRTLPT, from the exons ATGACAACATCAATTGGGGGAGAGTTGTTACTGAAGCCACCGAATTATTTGGTTAAAGGAGTGTTACGAACTCCGGTAGGAATTAGTGTGACagttagaagaagaaaagcTTATAATCCCTCTTTCTTTTCAATCTCTACGTTTTTTGATAATCATGTCAACCCCAGGTTGTGTTCCAGTGATGGCATGGGTGAAGTTTATGTTAACCCTCACCAG GATGTTGATATGATAAATGATGCCTCATCTAATGTCGCATTGTTTGTTCGGATGCTTGGCTTGGACCATGACCCTCTAGATAGAGAACAAGCAGTAATTGCTCTCTGGAAATATTCACTTGGTGGAAAGCAGTGTGTTGATATGATACTGCAGTTTCGAGGTTCTGTTAATCTCACTGTGAACCTTTTAAGGTCTGAGTCTAATGCTGCTTGTGAAGCTGCTGCTGGTCTATTAAGGATGATATCCTCTGTGGATATGTATAGAGACCTTGTGGCAGATAGTGGTGCTATTGAAGAGATAAATGCCCTCCTCAGACGTTCTTCCCTCTCCTCAGAT GTGATGGAGCAAGGGTTATGTACATTGTGGAATTTATCTGTGGATGAGAAACTAAGAAACAAAATTGCCAAGTCTGATTTCCTGCCTTTACTAATAAAGTTCCTCGAGTATGAAGAAGTGCAAGTGAAGGAGGCAGCTGGAGGGATTCTGGCAAATTTGGCGTTGACTGCTTCTAATCACAATAATATGATTGAAGCAGGTGTCGTTCCAAAACTG GCAATGTTCTTGAAAAATGAGGTGGAGGGATCTAAGGTCATTAAAAATGAAGCGACAAACGCATTGCTGGAACTTGCGAAAGATGAGTACAGCAAGATTCTTATCATGGAGGAAGGTCTTCTTCTTGTCCCTTTAGTTGGTGCAGCTTCCTACAAGTCCTTCAGACCACCTCTGTATTCATGGCCTTCTTTGCCTGATGGcaccaaaattgaaaaaaacccaaaaccttCAAGATTTGGTGCCTCTGAATTACTTCTTGGATTAAATATTGAGGATAATAATGTAAACATTGAGGAAGGAAAGATGAATGCAATGGTAGGACGCACTCGACAACAATTTCTTGCACGTATTGGGGCAATTGAAACTGAAGAAGAGAACAAATCCAGGGGTGGACTTCCTTCAAATCCAAGGTTTACTCTTTTGCCGTGGATTGATGGTGTGGCTCGGTTGGTATTAATTCTTGGACTTGAAGATGAGTCAGCTATTGCTAGTGCTGCAGATGCCATTGCAGATGCGTCTATTAATGAACATATGCGAGTTTCATTTAAAGAAGCAGGTGCTATAAACCCTCTTGTTCAGCTAATTAGCCATCCTAGTGACACTGTTAAATTAGCTGTTCTTCGGGCTATACAGAGGATGTCTATCAG TGATGACGTATGCCAAAGGTTGGAAGAACAAAATGCTTTGTATTCTTTGGTTGACTTGCTCAGTAACTCAGAGATCTGTAAGAGCTTGACAAGAATG ATATTGGACATTCTTACTCGGATCCTAGATCCTAGCAAAGAAATGAAATCAAAG TTTTATAATGGACCAGTTAATGGGTCAATAAAGGCAAGGAGTGCAGCAAGAAATGCTGGGTTGACTGGAAATGAAAATGTGAAAGTTGCATCAACTACCAg TTTGGAAACTGTCAATGTGGTGGATCTCTTAGATTCAACTGTTTTATCTCGCCTAGTTGATATCATGAGGACATCGTCTCCAGATTTACAGAGGAAAGCTGCTTCTATCCTTGAGTTCGCTTCAGTTATTGAGCCATGCATGGAAAAGATCCTGTCCATTGACCTAGAAACTGGTCTAGATGCTGTTCTCCAGCAGAAAACTTTAAATG AATCTGAAATAGATATGCAGAAACCGGAACTATATGCCCTTGAGGTAGAAGAGGCAGGTCATGCGATATCTGCTGCATCTCGATTACTTACAAGACTGCTGGACTTTGAACAATTCTGTCATAAAGTAAATGCATCTCATTTCACAAAATTACTGCGGAAGGTTCTGAAATCTGACATCCCTCTATACCACAAAGACTGGGTTGCTGCCTGTCTTGTGAAGCTCAGCTATCTCTCTGGTCCAAATTTTGACAATGATAATCCGATCAACTTAGAAGTAACTCTTTATGAGACGATCCCAAGGCTGATAGAACAGATGAAGACCTCATATTCACGGGAAGTAGAAGAGGCTTCTGTTGTAGAACTGAACAGAATAATCTCTGAAGAGGTGGTGAATTCCACCAGAGCCGTGGCTGCAGAAGGAGGGATATTTCCGTTAGTGAAGGTGCTTGAAAATGGGAGCGAGCGAGCTGTTGAAGCAGCTCTAGCAATACTATATAATTTGAGTATGGAGAGTGAGAATCATGCTGCAATTATAGCTGCAGGAAGTGTGCCAATTTTGAGAAGACTTGTATTAGCTCAAGGGTCACATTGGATGCGAGCTCTGAGACTGCTTAGGACATTACCTACATAA
- the LOC125868109 gene encoding LOW QUALITY PROTEIN: NAD(P)H-quinone oxidoreductase subunit L, chloroplastic (The sequence of the model RefSeq protein was modified relative to this genomic sequence to represent the inferred CDS: inserted 1 base in 1 codon) produces the protein MVLICEVXAVGDKMSSSFVPKALPCLPRKIEKPHNRIYSCFKKIEASKLGINLKAIQIQSNSKSSLAIQIGTLVLSTVCSAEPVLAVTGVNNEEDLVSVLIQLAISAFFYFLVCPPIIMSWLRKRWYKRDLLEMYLQFMFVFIFFPGILLWAPFLNFRKLPRDPSMKYPWSTPQNPSQIKNNYKRYPWATEEDYEVL, from the exons ATGGTCCTTATTTGTGAAG CCGCTGTAGGAGATAAGATGAGCAGCTCCTTTGTTCCTAAGGCTTTGCCTTGTCTTCCTCGCAAAATTGAGAAACCACATAACAGAATTTACTCTTGTTTTAAGAAGATAGAGGCATCAAAATTAGGCATCAATTTGAAGGCTATTCAAATTCAAAGCAATTCAAAATCCTCATTGGCTATTCAAATTGGAACACTAGTTTTATCCACT gTATGTAGTGCTGAACCGGTATTGGCAGTGACAGGAGTAAATAATGAAGAAGACTTAGTTTCGGTGTTGATCCAATTGGCCATTTCTGCATTCTTCTACTTCCTTGTTTGCCCA CCCATCATAATGAGCTGGCTTAGGAAAAGGTGGTACAAAAGGGACCTATTGGAGATGTATTTGCAGTTCATGTTTgtcttcattttctttcccGG GATTCTTCTATGGGCACCATTTTTGAACTTCAGAAAGTTGCCAAGAGATCCATCAATGAAGTACCCATGGTCTACGCCACAAAATCCTTCTCAGATTAAGaataactacaaaagatatccATGGGCTACTGAAGAAGATTATGAAGTACTGTAA